Proteins encoded in a region of the Streptomyces violaceoruber genome:
- a CDS encoding GH1 family beta-glucosidase, producing MATDDAMPAKPMPRFPDGFLWGVSTSAHQIEGAAGLRGPSVWDAFTAEPGRVRDGSTAAVACDHYHRYREDVALLAGLGVDAYRFSVSWPRVDSPGGLDFYDRLVDELCAAGVRPVPTLFHWDLPAGLDWLERDTAARFAEYVSLVAERLGDRVGKWITLNEPAEHTLLGHALGVHAPGRELLFDALPVAHHQLLAHGLAVRALRAAGATDVGIANSHGPTWPASDDPADREAADFYDLLLNRMFADPLLTGRYPEGVGALMPGSAERVEADLEVIAEPLDWYGVNYYAPTRVGAPQGAEIEFGGVTLPAELPFSVRRIEGRPVTDFGWPVVPEGLTELLTGFRDRYGDRLPPVVITENGCSYEGLDDHDRIAYLDGHVRALHRAIEAGVDVRGYFVWSLLDNFEWAEGYARRFGLVHVDFTTLARTPKASYGWFRDLLDGQRRVPVG from the coding sequence ATGGCGACTGACGACGCGATGCCGGCGAAGCCGATGCCGCGGTTCCCGGACGGCTTCCTGTGGGGCGTGTCCACGTCCGCGCACCAGATCGAGGGTGCGGCCGGGCTGCGGGGGCCGTCCGTGTGGGACGCGTTCACGGCGGAGCCCGGCCGGGTGAGGGACGGCTCGACGGCGGCGGTGGCCTGCGACCACTACCACCGCTACCGCGAGGACGTGGCGCTCCTCGCCGGCCTGGGCGTGGACGCCTACCGCTTCTCCGTCTCCTGGCCCCGGGTGGACTCCCCCGGCGGCCTGGACTTCTACGACCGCCTGGTGGACGAGCTGTGCGCGGCGGGCGTGCGGCCGGTGCCGACGCTGTTCCACTGGGACCTGCCGGCGGGCCTGGACTGGCTGGAGCGGGACACGGCCGCCCGGTTCGCCGAGTACGTGTCACTCGTCGCGGAGCGCCTCGGCGACCGGGTCGGCAAGTGGATCACCCTCAACGAGCCCGCCGAGCACACCCTGCTCGGCCACGCCCTGGGCGTCCACGCCCCCGGCCGGGAGCTGCTCTTCGACGCCCTCCCGGTCGCCCACCACCAGCTCCTGGCGCACGGCCTGGCGGTGCGGGCGCTGCGCGCGGCGGGCGCGACGGACGTGGGGATCGCCAACTCGCACGGTCCGACGTGGCCCGCCTCGGACGACCCGGCGGACCGGGAGGCGGCGGACTTCTACGACCTCCTGCTGAACCGGATGTTCGCCGACCCGCTGCTGACCGGGCGGTACCCGGAGGGCGTCGGCGCGCTCATGCCCGGTTCCGCCGAACGGGTCGAGGCCGACCTGGAGGTCATCGCCGAGCCGCTGGACTGGTACGGCGTGAACTACTACGCGCCGACCCGGGTGGGCGCCCCGCAGGGCGCGGAGATCGAGTTCGGCGGGGTGACGCTCCCGGCCGAACTGCCCTTCTCGGTGCGCCGGATCGAGGGGCGGCCGGTGACGGACTTCGGCTGGCCCGTGGTCCCGGAGGGGCTGACGGAGCTGCTCACCGGTTTCCGGGACCGCTACGGCGACCGGCTCCCGCCGGTCGTGATCACGGAGAACGGCTGCTCCTACGAGGGCCTCGACGACCATGACCGCATCGCCTACCTCGACGGGCACGTGCGCGCCCTGCACCGGGCGATCGAGGCGGGCGTGGACGTGCGCGGCTACTTCGTGTGGTCGCTCCTGGACAACTTCGAGTGGGCCGAGGGGTACGCCCGCCGCTTCGGACTGGTCCATGTGGACTTCACGACGCTCGCGCGCACGCCCAAGGCGTCGTACGGCTGGTTCCGGGATCTGCTCGACGGGCAGCGGCGGGTACCGGTCGGATAA
- a CDS encoding TerB family tellurite resistance protein, which translates to MLPGRGPNGRAARLPRILGTRTAWTPVGDGEFFCPGCGGDRNYTRLTGRRRFTLLGVPVLPRGESAPTVECAACRRHYGTDVLDHPTTTRFSAMLRDAVHTVALAVLTAGGTCSRTSLETATVAVRAAGFEDCTEEQLNALVEALEADTGRVRGEPCVPGLAIELHEALDPLAPHLAAVGRESILLQGARIALADGPYTPAERDALATVGAALTICSDDVTRLLESAGTPS; encoded by the coding sequence GTGCTGCCTGGACGGGGACCGAACGGCCGAGCTGCCCGGCTGCCACGCATCCTGGGCACCCGCACCGCGTGGACGCCCGTCGGCGACGGCGAGTTCTTCTGCCCCGGCTGCGGCGGCGACCGCAACTACACGCGGCTCACCGGCCGCCGCCGCTTCACCCTGCTCGGCGTGCCCGTGCTGCCCCGCGGCGAGTCCGCGCCGACCGTCGAGTGCGCCGCCTGCCGCCGCCACTACGGCACCGACGTCCTCGACCACCCGACCACCACCCGCTTCTCCGCGATGCTCCGCGACGCCGTGCACACCGTCGCCCTCGCGGTCCTCACCGCGGGCGGCACCTGCTCCCGCACCTCGCTGGAGACCGCGACCGTCGCGGTGCGCGCGGCCGGCTTCGAGGACTGCACCGAGGAGCAGCTGAACGCGCTCGTCGAGGCGCTGGAGGCGGACACCGGCCGGGTCCGCGGCGAACCCTGCGTGCCGGGCCTGGCGATAGAACTGCACGAGGCCCTCGACCCGCTGGCACCGCACCTCGCCGCCGTCGGCCGCGAGTCGATCCTGTTGCAGGGTGCCCGCATCGCCCTGGCGGACGGCCCTTACACCCCCGCCGAACGCGACGCCCTGGCCACCGTCGGCGCGGCCCTGACCATCTGCTCCGACGACGTCACCCGCCTCCTGGAGTCGGCGGGCACGCCCTCCTAG
- a CDS encoding protealysin inhibitor emfourin, with the protein MRIQVRRTGGFAGIERHAEVETAGRPDADEWHALAERAVADGRSTPPVGVPDGFSYQLTVDGRTVYAADPRLTDEQRALISRVLKEGA; encoded by the coding sequence ATGCGGATTCAGGTGAGGCGCACAGGAGGCTTCGCGGGCATCGAACGCCACGCGGAGGTCGAGACCGCGGGACGCCCCGACGCGGACGAGTGGCACGCCCTGGCCGAGCGGGCGGTCGCCGACGGCCGGAGCACCCCGCCGGTCGGGGTGCCGGACGGGTTCAGCTACCAGCTCACCGTGGACGGGCGGACGGTGTACGCCGCCGATCCCCGGCTGACGGACGAGCAGCGCGCGCTGATCTCGCGGGTGCTGAAGGAGGGCGCGTAA
- a CDS encoding SCO2525 family SAM-dependent methyltransferase, translating into MERGRVTMDRNADAPWSKFDPEVYVDNNYRTPLEVDLLIVRLMRDYFTRCFEGSPARSARGIDVGAGANLYPALSMLPWCEKLLLLEYARPNVEYLEKQVAPAGYDIAWDPFWDVLREAPAYAAVEPRPLVADIVRVERGNLFDLEGGDRRWSLGTMFFVADSMSEAPEEFHRGVRCFMNALGEGAPFAAAFMKESVGYRVGAHDYPAYRVNEETVGQSLEPFTQELEIHDLHHSVRPGHEGMLLALGRRNSAIAAP; encoded by the coding sequence ATGGAACGTGGCAGGGTGACTATGGATCGCAACGCCGACGCGCCTTGGTCGAAGTTCGATCCAGAGGTGTACGTGGACAACAACTACCGGACACCTCTCGAAGTCGACCTGCTGATCGTCCGGTTGATGCGCGACTACTTCACCCGCTGCTTCGAGGGATCCCCCGCGCGCTCGGCGCGCGGCATCGACGTCGGCGCCGGCGCGAACCTGTACCCCGCCCTGTCCATGCTGCCCTGGTGCGAGAAGCTGCTCCTGCTGGAGTACGCGCGCCCCAACGTCGAATACCTGGAGAAGCAGGTCGCCCCGGCCGGGTACGACATCGCCTGGGACCCCTTCTGGGACGTGCTGCGCGAGGCCCCCGCCTACGCCGCCGTCGAACCGAGACCGCTGGTCGCCGACATCGTCCGGGTCGAGCGCGGCAACCTGTTCGACCTGGAGGGCGGCGACCGGCGCTGGTCGCTGGGCACCATGTTCTTCGTCGCCGACTCCATGTCCGAGGCGCCCGAGGAGTTCCACCGCGGCGTGCGCTGCTTCATGAACGCGCTCGGCGAGGGAGCGCCGTTCGCCGCCGCCTTCATGAAGGAGTCCGTCGGCTACCGCGTCGGCGCCCACGACTACCCGGCCTACCGGGTGAACGAGGAAACGGTCGGCCAGAGCCTGGAGCCGTTCACCCAGGAGCTGGAGATCCACGATCTGCACCACTCGGTGCGGCCGGGGCACGAGGGAATGCTCCTCGCCCTGGGACGGCGCAATTCGGCGATTGCCGCCCCGTAG
- a CDS encoding PhoH family protein, whose translation MTQTPSAHTPAQGQASARITVPAQHPMVTVLGSGDSLLRVIEKAFPAADIHVRGNEISAVGDTHEVALVQRVFDEMMLVLRTGQPMTEDAVERSIAMLKASENGESDGQETPAEVLTQNILSSRGRTIRPKTLNQKRYVDAIDKHTIVFGIGPAGTGKTYLAMAKAVQALQSKQVNRIILTRPAVEAGERLGFLPGTLYEKIDPYLRPLYDALHDMLDPDSIPRLMAAGTIEVAPLAYMRGRTLNDAFIILDEAQNTSPEQMKMFLTRLGFESKIVITGDVTQVDLPGGTKSGLRQVQEILEGVEDVHFSRLTSHDVVRHKLVGRIVDAYEQYDSRNGTENGGHNGGRTPRHGAKAKGK comes from the coding sequence ATGACTCAGACACCCTCAGCCCACACCCCCGCGCAGGGGCAGGCGAGCGCACGGATCACCGTCCCCGCCCAGCACCCCATGGTGACCGTACTGGGCTCCGGAGACTCCCTCCTGCGCGTGATCGAGAAGGCCTTCCCGGCGGCCGACATCCATGTCCGGGGCAATGAGATCAGCGCCGTCGGCGACACCCATGAGGTCGCCCTCGTACAGCGCGTGTTCGACGAGATGATGCTGGTGCTGCGCACGGGGCAGCCGATGACGGAGGACGCAGTGGAACGCTCGATCGCCATGCTCAAGGCGAGCGAGAACGGGGAGAGCGACGGCCAGGAGACCCCGGCCGAGGTGCTCACGCAGAACATCCTGTCCTCGCGCGGCCGCACGATCCGCCCCAAGACGCTGAACCAGAAGCGGTACGTCGACGCGATCGACAAGCACACCATCGTCTTCGGCATCGGCCCCGCGGGCACCGGCAAGACCTACCTGGCGATGGCCAAGGCGGTGCAGGCCCTGCAGTCCAAGCAGGTCAACCGCATCATCCTGACCCGCCCGGCGGTCGAGGCCGGGGAGCGGCTCGGCTTCCTGCCGGGCACGCTGTACGAGAAGATCGACCCGTATCTGCGCCCGCTGTACGACGCGCTGCACGACATGCTCGACCCGGACTCGATCCCGCGTCTGATGGCGGCGGGCACGATCGAGGTCGCGCCGCTGGCGTACATGCGCGGCCGTACCCTGAACGACGCGTTCATCATCCTGGACGAGGCGCAGAACACCAGCCCCGAGCAGATGAAGATGTTCCTCACCCGGCTCGGCTTCGAGTCGAAGATCGTGATCACGGGTGACGTGACGCAGGTCGACCTGCCGGGCGGCACGAAGTCGGGGCTGCGGCAGGTGCAGGAGATCCTGGAGGGCGTCGAGGACGTCCACTTCTCCCGGCTCACGTCGCACGACGTCGTCCGGCACAAGCTGGTGGGCCGTATCGTCGACGCCTACGAGCAGTACGACAGCAGGAACGGCACCGAGAACGGCGGCCACAACGGCGGCCGGACACCGAGACACGGTGCCAAGGCCAAGGGGAAGTAG
- a CDS encoding M4 family metallopeptidase codes for MTPHGGFQPVFCTIVPPHVLDRLARNTDPVLAGPARRTIQRDAAERTRRGLTAVVGAPSVAPRADAEPGKPQRTIYDAGHGTDLPGDQVRGEGDEPGQDATVNRAYAGLGATFEHYLEVYRRDSIDGAGLPLDATVHYDREYNNAFWNGEQMVFGDGDGEIFLDFTVALDVIGHELTHGVTQHTANLTYYGQPGALNESVSDVFGSLIKQYAQGQTAAEADWLIGAGLLAPRVTGEALRSMKAPGTAYDDDVLGKDPQPATMDDFVRTGRDNGGVHINSGIPNHAFYLLATALGGHAWERAGQLWYDVLTGGELAEDALFADFATLTVKAARERYGDGDELEAVGKAWEQVGVRTL; via the coding sequence ATGACGCCACACGGGGGCTTCCAGCCCGTCTTCTGCACGATCGTCCCGCCCCACGTCCTCGACCGGCTCGCCCGCAACACGGACCCCGTGCTCGCCGGGCCCGCCCGCCGCACCATCCAGCGCGACGCCGCCGAACGCACCCGCCGCGGCCTGACCGCGGTCGTCGGCGCCCCCTCGGTGGCCCCGCGCGCGGACGCGGAGCCCGGGAAGCCGCAACGCACGATCTACGACGCCGGCCACGGCACCGACCTGCCGGGCGACCAGGTGCGCGGCGAGGGCGACGAGCCCGGCCAGGACGCCACCGTGAACCGCGCCTACGCGGGGCTGGGCGCCACCTTCGAGCACTACCTCGAGGTCTACCGGCGCGACTCCATCGACGGCGCGGGCCTGCCGCTGGACGCGACCGTGCACTACGACCGCGAGTACAACAACGCCTTCTGGAACGGCGAGCAGATGGTGTTCGGCGACGGGGACGGCGAGATCTTCCTCGACTTCACCGTCGCCCTGGACGTGATCGGCCACGAGCTGACCCACGGCGTCACCCAGCACACCGCCAACCTGACCTACTACGGCCAGCCCGGCGCCCTGAACGAGTCGGTCTCCGACGTCTTCGGCTCCCTCATCAAGCAGTACGCGCAGGGCCAGACCGCCGCCGAGGCCGACTGGCTGATCGGCGCCGGACTGCTCGCCCCGCGGGTGACGGGCGAGGCGCTGCGCTCCATGAAGGCGCCGGGCACGGCCTACGACGACGACGTGCTCGGCAAGGACCCGCAGCCCGCGACGATGGACGACTTCGTGCGCACCGGCCGTGACAACGGCGGCGTGCACATCAACTCCGGCATCCCCAACCACGCCTTCTACCTGCTCGCCACCGCGCTCGGCGGGCACGCCTGGGAGCGGGCCGGGCAGCTCTGGTACGACGTGCTGACCGGCGGCGAGCTGGCCGAGGACGCGCTGTTCGCGGACTTCGCGACGCTGACGGTGAAGGCCGCCCGGGAGCGCTACGGCGACGGGGACGAGCTGGAGGCGGTCGGCAAGGCCTGGGAGCAGGTCGGGGTGCGGACGCTGTAG
- a CDS encoding GNAT family N-acetyltransferase encodes MTAEPLERSLDHDPLTRPGLPPDDLPLDLRTARESDLPELRRLDEEVFQDFAYPGFLLRQLFDMYEEHFLVLDDGTGRLRGYVLAATRTLGRDSWILGLCVTPDRRRHGLGRELMREVLSRLRRDGIQVVRLTVEPANLAAIFLYRSLGFRPEEPDGGLRPDYFGPGVHRQIMRLDLAPDRGLP; translated from the coding sequence ATGACCGCCGAACCGCTGGAACGTTCCCTCGACCACGACCCGCTCACCCGGCCCGGACTGCCACCGGACGACCTGCCACTGGACCTGCGCACGGCACGGGAGTCCGACCTGCCGGAGCTGCGGCGGCTGGACGAGGAGGTCTTCCAGGACTTCGCCTATCCCGGGTTCCTGCTGCGCCAGCTCTTCGACATGTACGAGGAGCACTTCCTGGTCCTCGACGACGGCACGGGCAGGCTGCGCGGCTACGTGCTGGCCGCCACCCGGACGCTCGGCCGGGACAGCTGGATCCTCGGCCTGTGCGTGACCCCGGACCGGCGCCGCCACGGGCTGGGCCGGGAGCTGATGCGGGAGGTCCTGAGCCGGTTGCGCCGGGACGGCATACAGGTCGTCCGCCTCACGGTGGAGCCCGCCAACCTCGCCGCCATCTTCCTCTACCGTTCGCTGGGCTTCCGCCCCGAGGAACCCGACGGCGGCCTGCGTCCGGACTACTTCGGTCCGGGTGTGCACCGCCAGATCATGCGGCTGGACCTCGCGCCGGACCGGGGCCTGCCCTAG
- the ybeY gene encoding rRNA maturation RNase YbeY yields the protein MSIDVNNESGTEVDEQAILDIARYALARMRIHPLSELSVIVVDAEAMEQLHIQWMDLPGPTDVMSFPMDELRPPSKDEEEAPQGLLGDIVLCPEVAAKQGAEAPTEHSMDEELQLLTVHGVLHLLGYDHEEPDEKAEMFGLQAAIVDGWRAEKGLTGPSPAPTVS from the coding sequence ATGTCGATCGACGTCAACAACGAGTCCGGAACCGAGGTCGACGAGCAGGCGATCCTCGACATCGCCCGCTACGCGCTCGCGCGGATGCGCATCCACCCGCTCTCCGAACTGTCGGTGATCGTCGTGGACGCCGAGGCCATGGAGCAACTGCACATCCAGTGGATGGACCTGCCCGGCCCCACCGACGTGATGTCCTTCCCGATGGACGAGCTGCGTCCGCCGTCCAAGGACGAGGAGGAGGCGCCGCAGGGGCTGCTCGGCGACATCGTGCTCTGCCCCGAGGTCGCCGCCAAGCAGGGCGCCGAGGCGCCGACGGAGCACTCCATGGACGAGGAGCTCCAGCTCCTGACCGTCCACGGGGTGCTGCACCTGCTCGGGTACGACCACGAGGAGCCCGACGAGAAGGCCGAGATGTTCGGTCTGCAGGCCGCGATCGTGGACGGCTGGCGTGCGGAGAAGGGCCTGACCGGCCCGTCCCCGGCCCCGACGGTCTCATGA
- a CDS encoding hemolysin family protein: MSFPLVAGAVALVVVAWLAACAEAGLARVSSFRAEEAVRSGRRGGEKLAQVAADPTRYLNVALLVRVACEMAAAALVTYACLRQFDGTGEALIIAIAVMVLLSYVAVGVSPRTIGRQHPLNTATAAAYVLLPLARIMGPIPSLLILIGNALTPGKGFRRGPFASEAELRALVDYAEKESLIEAEERRMVHSVFELGDTLVREVMVPRTDLVVIERYKTIRQALTLALRSGFSRIPVTGDSEDDIVGIVYLKDLVRRTHISRDAESDLVSTAMRPASFVPDTKNAGDLLREMQKERNHVAVVIDEYGGTAGIVTIEDILEEIVGEITDEYDRELPPVEELGGDRFRVTARLDIGDLGELYGLDEYDDEDVETVGGLLAKALGRVPIAGASSIVELPDGRELRLTAEAAAGRRNKIVTVLVEPVGAAKPAEEAVSE; this comes from the coding sequence ATGAGCTTCCCGCTCGTCGCCGGCGCCGTCGCCCTGGTGGTGGTCGCCTGGCTGGCCGCGTGCGCGGAGGCGGGGCTCGCGAGGGTCTCCAGCTTCCGCGCCGAGGAGGCGGTACGGTCCGGGCGCCGGGGCGGCGAGAAGCTCGCCCAGGTCGCCGCGGACCCGACGCGCTACCTGAACGTGGCGCTGCTGGTGCGGGTCGCCTGCGAGATGGCGGCCGCCGCGCTGGTCACGTACGCCTGTCTCAGGCAGTTCGACGGCACCGGCGAGGCGCTGATCATCGCCATCGCGGTGATGGTGCTGCTCTCCTACGTCGCCGTCGGGGTCTCGCCGCGCACCATCGGGCGCCAGCACCCGCTGAACACGGCGACCGCCGCGGCGTACGTGCTGCTGCCGCTGGCCCGGATCATGGGCCCGATCCCGTCGCTGCTGATCCTCATCGGCAACGCGCTGACTCCGGGCAAGGGCTTCCGCCGGGGGCCCTTCGCCTCGGAGGCGGAGCTGCGGGCGCTGGTGGACTACGCCGAGAAGGAGTCCCTGATCGAGGCCGAGGAGCGCCGCATGGTGCACTCGGTGTTCGAGCTGGGCGACACCCTCGTGCGGGAGGTCATGGTGCCGCGCACCGACCTCGTGGTCATCGAGCGCTACAAGACCATCCGGCAGGCCCTCACCCTCGCTCTGCGCTCCGGTTTCTCCCGGATACCGGTGACCGGCGACAGCGAGGACGACATCGTCGGCATCGTCTACCTGAAGGACCTGGTCCGCAGGACGCACATCAGCCGGGACGCGGAGAGCGACCTGGTCTCCACCGCGATGCGCCCGGCGTCCTTCGTGCCGGACACCAAGAACGCCGGTGACCTGCTGCGCGAGATGCAGAAGGAGCGCAACCACGTCGCCGTCGTCATCGACGAGTACGGCGGCACGGCGGGCATCGTCACCATCGAGGACATCCTGGAGGAGATCGTCGGCGAGATCACCGACGAGTACGACCGGGAGCTGCCGCCGGTGGAGGAGCTGGGCGGGGACCGCTTCCGGGTCACCGCCCGCCTGGACATCGGCGACCTGGGCGAGCTGTACGGCCTGGACGAGTACGACGACGAGGACGTGGAGACGGTCGGCGGTCTGCTCGCCAAGGCGCTGGGCCGCGTCCCGATCGCCGGGGCTTCGTCGATCGTGGAGCTGCCCGACGGCCGTGAGCTGCGGCTGACGGCGGAGGCCGCCGCGGGCCGCCGGAACAAGATCGTGACGGTGCTGGTGGAGCCGGTGGGCGCGGCGAAGCCGGCCGAGGAGGCCGTGTCCGAATGA
- the leuA gene encoding 2-isopropylmalate synthase: MANRQQPSPMPTAKYRGYDQVDIADRTWPNQRITTAPRWLSTDLRDGNQALIDPMSPVRKRAMFDLLVKMGYKEIEVGFPASGQTDFDFVRSIIEEPGAIPDDVTISVLTQAREDLIERTVESLKGARRATVHLYNATAPVFRRVVFRGSRDDIKQIAVDGTRLVMEYAEKLLGPETEFGYQYSPEIFTDTELDFALEVCEAVMDTYQPGPGREIILNLPATVERSTPSTHADRFEWMGRNLSRREHVCLSVHPHNDRGTAVAAAELALMAGADRIEGCLFGQGERTGNVDLVTLGMNLFSQGVDPQIDFSDIDEIRRTWEYCNQMEVHPRHPYVGDLVYTSFSGSHQDAIKKGFDAMEADAAARGVTVDDIEWAVPYLPIDPKDVGRSYEAVIRVNSQSGKGGIAYVLKNDHSLDLPRRMQIEFSKLIQAKTDAEGGEITPTAIWDVFQDEYLPNPDNPWGRIQVANGQTTTDRDGVDTLTVDATVDGAETTLVGSGNGPISAFFHALQGVGIDVRLLDYQEHTMSEGASAQAASYIECAIGDKVLWGIGIDANTTRASLKAVVSAVNRATR; encoded by the coding sequence ATGGCCAACCGCCAGCAGCCCAGCCCCATGCCGACCGCCAAGTACCGCGGCTACGACCAGGTCGACATCGCCGACCGCACCTGGCCGAACCAGCGGATCACCACCGCTCCCCGCTGGCTCTCCACCGACCTGCGCGACGGCAACCAGGCCCTGATCGACCCCATGTCGCCGGTCCGCAAGCGCGCCATGTTCGACCTGCTGGTCAAGATGGGCTACAAGGAGATCGAGGTCGGCTTCCCGGCCTCCGGCCAGACCGACTTCGACTTCGTGCGCTCCATCATCGAGGAGCCCGGCGCCATCCCGGACGACGTCACCATCTCCGTACTGACCCAGGCCCGCGAGGACCTGATCGAGCGCACGGTGGAGTCCCTGAAGGGCGCCCGGCGGGCCACCGTCCACCTGTACAACGCCACCGCCCCGGTCTTCCGCCGGGTCGTCTTCCGCGGCTCGCGCGACGACATCAAGCAGATCGCGGTCGACGGCACCCGCCTGGTCATGGAGTACGCCGAGAAGCTGCTGGGCCCGGAGACGGAGTTCGGCTACCAGTACTCGCCGGAGATCTTCACCGACACCGAGCTGGACTTCGCCCTGGAGGTCTGCGAGGCGGTGATGGACACCTACCAGCCCGGCCCCGGCCGCGAGATCATCCTCAACCTGCCCGCCACGGTGGAGCGTTCCACGCCGTCCACGCACGCCGACCGCTTCGAGTGGATGGGCCGCAACCTGTCCCGCCGCGAGCACGTCTGCCTGTCCGTCCACCCGCACAACGACCGCGGTACGGCGGTGGCGGCGGCCGAGCTGGCGCTGATGGCCGGCGCCGACCGCATCGAGGGCTGCCTGTTCGGACAGGGCGAGCGCACCGGCAACGTCGACCTGGTCACCCTGGGCATGAACCTGTTCTCCCAGGGCGTCGACCCGCAGATCGACTTCTCCGACATCGACGAGATCCGTCGCACGTGGGAGTACTGCAACCAGATGGAGGTCCACCCGCGCCACCCGTACGTGGGCGACCTGGTCTACACGTCCTTCTCCGGCTCCCACCAGGACGCCATCAAGAAGGGCTTCGACGCCATGGAGGCCGACGCGGCCGCCAGGGGCGTCACCGTCGACGACATCGAGTGGGCCGTCCCGTACCTGCCCATCGACCCCAAGGACGTCGGCCGCTCCTACGAGGCCGTCATCCGCGTCAACTCGCAGTCCGGCAAGGGCGGCATCGCGTACGTCCTGAAGAACGACCACAGCCTGGACCTGCCGCGCCGGATGCAGATCGAGTTCTCGAAGCTCATCCAGGCCAAGACCGACGCCGAGGGCGGCGAGATCACGCCGACCGCGATCTGGGACGTCTTCCAGGACGAGTACCTGCCCAATCCGGACAACCCCTGGGGCCGCATCCAGGTGGCCAACGGGCAGACCACGACCGACCGCGACGGCGTCGACACCCTCACCGTGGACGCCACGGTCGACGGTGCGGAGACCACCCTGGTCGGCAGCGGCAACGGCCCGATCTCGGCGTTCTTCCACGCACTGCAGGGCGTCGGCATCGACGTACGGCTGCTGGACTACCAGGAGCACACGATGAGCGAGGGCGCCTCCGCGCAGGCCGCCTCCTACATCGAGTGCGCGATCGGCGACAAGGTGCTGTGGGGCATCGGAATCGACGCGAACACCACGCGCGCCTCGCTGAAGGCCGTCGTCTCCGCCGTCAACCGCGCGACTCGCTGA